The Metabacillus schmidteae genome has a segment encoding these proteins:
- a CDS encoding DUF1798 family protein — protein sequence MSYEYLIKSSLHLLQCLTECKQRFESFQKKPEKTDAYFYEQVKPTFELVKDKADVWEQLASEWIKKKRPKYIHQSQIDSARENLEQVVLQSFYKDINNQRFHNMHHSVEYLLNTIIDQIE from the coding sequence TTGAGCTATGAATATCTAATCAAATCCTCACTACATCTGTTACAATGTTTAACAGAATGTAAGCAACGATTTGAATCTTTCCAAAAGAAACCTGAGAAAACAGATGCTTATTTCTATGAGCAGGTAAAACCAACTTTTGAATTGGTAAAGGATAAAGCAGATGTGTGGGAACAGCTTGCATCTGAATGGATAAAGAAAAAGAGACCTAAATATATACACCAATCCCAGATTGATTCCGCTAGGGAAAATTTAGAACAAGTTGTTCTCCAATCGTTTTATAAAGACATAAACAACCAACGATTCCATAACATGCATCATTCTGTAGAATACCTATTAAATACAATAATAGATCAAATAGAATAA
- a CDS encoding DUF2515 domain-containing protein, protein MMDKKPGTSQFNELILLARIEQEIEKNNLDNITRTKAYEKFYFKHPEIKWAFLASMVSRNAGWSMTDLEGNWFRKALPQEKRSLLFMTYERANWTIFYDAYPQLLLYEYAKHIKKPIFNLLSHFGVSQFMVGEWEYFWHYQKLDRLMTALIINEQNVIQQPVIEQQIYKQHVFHSAPYKLQDLFHFSTVIFPTLQGKLFGFSVFNFQTLTNRIDLGKRLGWLLFQAGLYQQFEAFAKSVPHTGSRYDYEKYFPEKRRRETPLLRMAYPIVTHSLDGKREDWFHGQSTKKWFKDKKIPSKYELTDWFKHKQDQLHLLNLLQEYWRNG, encoded by the coding sequence ATGATGGATAAAAAACCAGGAACATCTCAGTTTAATGAATTAATATTGCTTGCACGTATTGAACAGGAAATTGAAAAGAATAATCTTGACAATATAACAAGAACTAAAGCATATGAAAAATTTTATTTTAAGCACCCTGAGATTAAATGGGCATTTTTAGCAAGCATGGTATCCAGGAATGCTGGTTGGAGTATGACAGATTTAGAAGGAAATTGGTTTCGTAAGGCACTCCCCCAAGAGAAAAGAAGCCTATTGTTCATGACCTATGAACGTGCAAATTGGACGATTTTTTATGACGCATATCCACAGTTGCTTCTTTATGAGTATGCAAAGCACATAAAAAAACCAATATTTAACCTGCTTTCCCATTTTGGTGTATCACAGTTTATGGTTGGAGAATGGGAATACTTCTGGCACTATCAAAAATTAGATCGACTTATGACTGCACTCATTATCAACGAACAAAATGTCATTCAACAACCTGTTATCGAACAGCAAATATATAAACAACATGTCTTTCACTCCGCCCCGTATAAGCTTCAAGATTTGTTCCATTTCAGCACAGTTATTTTTCCAACTCTGCAAGGAAAACTATTTGGTTTTTCTGTTTTTAATTTCCAAACCTTAACAAACCGAATTGACTTAGGAAAACGGTTAGGCTGGCTTTTATTTCAAGCCGGGTTATATCAGCAGTTTGAAGCATTTGCAAAATCTGTACCACACACGGGATCAAGATATGATTATGAAAAGTATTTTCCCGAAAAGAGAAGAAGGGAAACACCTTTATTACGAATGGCATATCCAATTGTCACACATTCATTAGACGGAAAAAGAGAAGATTGGTTTCATGGACAGAGCACAAAAAAATGGTTTAAGGATAAAAAAATACCTTCAAAATATGAATTGACGGATTGGTTTAAACATAAACAAGATCAATTACATCTTCTAAATTTATTGCAGGAATATTGGAGGAATGGGTAA
- the recU gene encoding Holliday junction resolvase RecU — MFRYPNGKAYQPKVEQVKKQPPSITYSNRGMSLEDDLNETNKYYLENQVAVIHKKPTPVQIVNVDYPRRSAAVIKEAYFKQSSTTDYNGIYRGKYIDFEAKETKNKTSFPLQNFHAHQIEHMKNVLFQDGICFVILSAFNQFYYLDSTHLLTFWDRQLNGGRKSITMAELNEIGHIIPTGYQARIDYIKIIDKLYF, encoded by the coding sequence ATTTTTCGTTATCCTAACGGAAAGGCTTATCAGCCAAAGGTTGAACAAGTAAAAAAACAGCCACCTTCTATTACCTACAGCAACCGTGGCATGTCACTTGAAGATGATCTTAATGAGACAAACAAATATTATTTAGAAAATCAAGTAGCTGTCATACATAAAAAACCAACACCTGTACAAATTGTGAATGTGGATTATCCTAGAAGAAGTGCTGCTGTAATTAAAGAAGCTTATTTTAAACAAAGCTCAACAACAGATTATAACGGAATTTATCGTGGTAAATATATTGATTTTGAAGCTAAGGAAACAAAGAACAAAACATCTTTTCCATTGCAAAATTTTCATGCACATCAAATTGAACATATGAAAAATGTCCTATTTCAAGATGGAATTTGTTTTGTTATATTATCTGCCTTTAATCAATTTTATTATTTAGATTCTACACATCTGTTAACATTTTGGGATCGACAATTAAACGGTGGCAGAAAATCCATTACAATGGCAGAGCTGAATGAAATAGGCCATATCATCCCTACTGGATATCAAGCAAGGATTGACTATATTAAGATTATAGATAAACTATACTTTTAA
- a CDS encoding penicillin-binding protein 1A, which translates to MSEQYTSREERRKKQAQQSSKKKKNKKQKPGLWKKILISLLAIGIVGMLAGGVTFAVMVAGAPPLDDKKLKDSFSSKIYDMNGDEITEFGQVKRTYVPYDEIPKVLENAVLATEDARFYDHNGVDVIRLGGALVANIQEGFGAEGGSTITQQVIKNSLLTTEKTITRKVQELWLSFQLEQKYSKEEILEMYLNKIYFPGNVYGVAQAAESFYGKDLSELELHEAAMIAGIPQSPNNYNPRTNPESAEKRRNIVLTLMAKHGFITEAEAKEAKSVPVQSTVIEDTEKANPYHAFVEEVIEEVKEKTDIDAGSAGLEIYTTLDPDAQDTVENVLNGDAVSFPDDKLQAGLALIDTKTGEIRAIGGGRNQPVGGYNYATDTRRQPGSTIKPVLDYGPVIEHEKWSTYHPIKDEPYTYSNGTPINNYDRNFKGTMSIRDALADSRNIPALKALQAVGLEKAQKFAQGLGIPLEEIYESYAIGGFDHGVSPLQMAGAFSAFGNNGIFNEPHAVKKIVLSDGTEISLAPDPEPAMSDYTAFMVTDMMKSVVEYGTGRSVQIPRVNIAGKTGTTNFSEDDKAKYDVPSGAAKDAWFVGYNPNYTAAVWTGYNITEDSEKVYLNSEDQRLARAMFKEVFTEIAGDDDSDFEQPNSVVEKAIEKGSNPAKLASDYTPASNITYEYFVKGEEPTTVSKKFEKPDIDKPSNLSINYDQVNNSISLSWEHGNSENVSFEVKQSIDEGPYEVVNTSKDKSFTVGDVIPGAIYSYQVVAVSDEDNSNRSDAAATKLQVPEPEGDVPELPEDEADQDSQPDNEGNEEGNNENNGNNQDGNNGNGNNGNNGNGQNGNTDDGNQENDQGNKPEDGQNEDAGGTPDTPDVETTVPPTNSNGSNEEEENSEEDSEEGQ; encoded by the coding sequence ATGTCTGAACAATATACGAGTCGTGAAGAACGAAGAAAAAAACAGGCTCAACAAAGTTCAAAGAAAAAGAAGAATAAAAAACAAAAACCCGGATTGTGGAAAAAAATCCTTATTAGCCTTTTAGCAATTGGTATTGTTGGCATGCTTGCCGGCGGTGTAACATTTGCTGTAATGGTTGCTGGAGCACCTCCACTGGATGATAAAAAACTAAAAGATTCATTTTCATCGAAAATATATGATATGAATGGCGATGAAATAACTGAATTTGGTCAAGTTAAACGTACATACGTGCCATATGATGAAATTCCAAAAGTTCTTGAAAATGCTGTCTTGGCAACTGAGGATGCTAGGTTTTATGATCATAATGGTGTTGATGTTATACGCCTTGGCGGAGCTCTTGTTGCCAATATTCAAGAAGGATTTGGAGCTGAAGGTGGAAGTACGATCACTCAGCAGGTTATTAAGAACTCTTTGTTAACAACAGAAAAAACCATTACACGTAAAGTTCAAGAATTATGGCTGTCTTTTCAACTAGAACAAAAATATTCTAAAGAAGAAATTCTTGAGATGTATTTAAATAAAATTTATTTTCCTGGTAATGTGTATGGTGTAGCACAAGCTGCGGAATCATTTTATGGTAAAGATTTAAGTGAATTAGAGCTTCATGAAGCAGCAATGATAGCTGGAATTCCGCAGAGTCCAAATAACTACAACCCTAGAACAAATCCAGAAAGTGCAGAAAAACGTCGTAATATTGTATTAACACTGATGGCCAAGCACGGTTTTATTACAGAAGCTGAAGCGAAAGAAGCCAAAAGTGTCCCTGTTCAATCAACAGTAATTGAAGATACTGAGAAAGCTAATCCATATCATGCTTTCGTAGAGGAAGTAATTGAAGAAGTAAAGGAAAAAACAGATATTGATGCAGGATCTGCAGGATTAGAGATTTATACGACTCTTGATCCTGATGCCCAGGATACTGTTGAGAATGTGTTAAATGGAGATGCAGTTAGTTTTCCTGATGATAAGCTCCAAGCAGGGTTGGCCTTAATTGATACAAAAACAGGCGAAATTCGCGCTATTGGTGGTGGCCGAAACCAACCTGTTGGTGGATATAACTATGCTACTGATACGAGACGCCAACCAGGTTCAACTATTAAACCTGTATTAGATTACGGCCCTGTTATTGAACATGAAAAATGGTCTACCTACCATCCGATTAAAGACGAACCATATACCTATAGTAATGGAACGCCTATAAATAACTATGACCGTAACTTTAAAGGCACAATGTCAATACGTGATGCATTAGCTGATTCACGTAATATCCCTGCCTTAAAAGCTCTACAGGCTGTTGGTTTGGAAAAAGCACAAAAATTTGCCCAAGGCTTAGGTATCCCACTGGAAGAAATTTACGAGTCCTATGCAATTGGAGGATTTGATCACGGTGTTTCCCCTCTTCAAATGGCAGGTGCTTTCAGTGCATTCGGTAACAACGGGATATTTAATGAGCCACATGCTGTTAAGAAAATTGTGTTAAGTGATGGAACTGAAATCAGTCTTGCTCCAGATCCTGAACCAGCCATGAGTGATTATACAGCGTTTATGGTGACCGATATGATGAAATCTGTTGTGGAATATGGAACAGGAAGATCTGTTCAAATTCCAAGGGTAAATATAGCTGGTAAAACAGGTACAACAAATTTCTCGGAAGACGATAAAGCAAAATACGATGTTCCATCTGGAGCTGCTAAAGATGCTTGGTTTGTAGGTTATAATCCAAATTATACGGCTGCAGTATGGACTGGTTATAATATTACGGAAGATAGTGAGAAGGTCTATTTAAACTCTGAAGATCAACGTTTGGCCAGAGCGATGTTTAAAGAAGTATTCACAGAAATTGCCGGTGATGATGACTCTGATTTTGAACAACCAAATAGTGTGGTTGAAAAAGCAATTGAAAAAGGCTCAAATCCAGCAAAATTAGCGAGTGACTACACTCCGGCCAGCAATATTACGTATGAATACTTCGTAAAAGGTGAAGAACCAACTACGGTCTCAAAGAAATTTGAAAAACCTGATATTGATAAACCATCAAATTTATCAATTAATTACGATCAAGTAAATAATTCGATTAGTCTGAGCTGGGAACATGGAAACTCTGAAAATGTTTCATTCGAAGTGAAGCAATCGATTGATGAAGGTCCATATGAAGTAGTAAATACATCGAAGGATAAGAGTTTTACAGTTGGTGACGTTATCCCTGGCGCAATTTATTCTTATCAAGTAGTTGCTGTAAGTGATGAGGATAATAGTAATCGCAGTGATGCTGCAGCGACTAAGCTCCAGGTTCCTGAACCTGAAGGAGATGTTCCTGAATTACCTGAAGACGAAGCAGATCAAGACTCACAACCAGATAATGAAGGTAACGAAGAAGGTAACAATGAAAACAACGGGAACAACCAAGATGGAAACAATGGTAACGGGAATAATGGGAATAACGGTAACGGTCAGAATGGCAATACAGATGACGGAAACCAGGAAAATGATCAAGGCAATAAGCCGGAAGATGGTCAAAATGAAGATGCTGGTGGAACGCCTGACACACCAGATGTAGAAACAACTGTTCCTCCTACCAACTCTAACGGTAGTAATGAAGAAGAAGAAAATTCTGAAGAAGATTCTGAAGAAGGACAATAA
- the ltrA gene encoding group II intron reverse transcriptase/maturase, with product MNQTLKLKWHSVYGQILFDRKIKTAWENVKVNKGAGGIDEETLESYEKNLEENLENLLMKLRAKDYVPSPVRRVYIPKKNGKKRPLGIPTIEDRIVQQALRNVLEPKFEKDIFHKWSCGYRPNVGAKRVLQLIMWNIENGYNYIYDCDIKGFFDNIPHKKLLKVLNKYIADGTVLDMIWKWLKAGYMEEGKYHQVDSGTPQGGVISPLLANIYLNELDWTLDQHGIKFVRYADDFLLFAKSKEEIKKAEEVTKEVLKELGLEISVEKTKIVDFNNDDFDFLGFTFEHWRKRKKDGKPYYITKPKEETWSDFRIKIKQRTRKTLTLSKEKWLERVNSVIRGKVNFYLTIWKAVEEFKEHGHKLNCYFNVFKNELLAMDSYVRRRLRVAMIHDHPSQRKGYAMNTKWNIEYFTKIGLVPAFQLYYGKQFGHTLDDYIQYMKEKQKKKQQKQIQRAKERGEEYYTPERVRKMNYAKRLATY from the coding sequence ATGAATCAGACTTTGAAATTAAAATGGCATAGTGTCTATGGGCAAATTCTCTTTGATCGAAAGATCAAAACAGCTTGGGAGAATGTAAAAGTGAATAAGGGTGCAGGAGGAATAGATGAAGAAACGCTTGAAAGTTATGAGAAGAATCTAGAGGAGAACCTTGAAAATCTACTCATGAAACTAAGAGCGAAAGATTACGTACCCTCACCAGTGCGACGTGTTTATATTCCAAAAAAGAATGGGAAGAAACGCCCACTAGGTATCCCAACCATTGAAGATCGTATTGTTCAACAAGCATTACGTAATGTACTAGAACCTAAGTTTGAAAAGGACATTTTCCATAAATGGTCTTGTGGCTATCGTCCCAATGTGGGGGCGAAGCGTGTACTACAATTGATTATGTGGAATATCGAAAATGGCTACAACTATATTTATGATTGTGACATTAAAGGATTCTTTGACAATATTCCCCACAAGAAGCTATTGAAAGTGTTAAACAAGTACATTGCGGATGGAACCGTCCTTGATATGATTTGGAAATGGCTAAAAGCAGGATATATGGAAGAAGGTAAATACCATCAGGTAGATTCTGGAACACCGCAAGGTGGAGTGATCTCGCCTTTACTCGCCAATATCTATTTAAATGAATTGGATTGGACTCTTGACCAACATGGGATAAAGTTCGTCCGCTACGCGGACGATTTCTTACTCTTTGCCAAGAGCAAGGAGGAAATAAAGAAGGCTGAAGAAGTTACAAAGGAAGTATTAAAAGAACTTGGGTTAGAAATCTCTGTGGAGAAGACTAAAATCGTTGATTTTAATAATGATGACTTTGACTTCCTGGGCTTTACTTTTGAGCATTGGAGAAAACGTAAGAAAGATGGGAAACCGTATTACATTACGAAACCTAAAGAGGAAACATGGAGTGACTTTCGCATTAAAATTAAACAACGAACAAGAAAGACTTTAACCTTAAGTAAAGAAAAGTGGCTTGAGAGAGTGAACTCTGTGATTCGAGGGAAAGTTAATTTCTATTTAACGATTTGGAAAGCAGTAGAAGAATTCAAAGAACATGGGCATAAACTAAACTGTTATTTCAATGTTTTTAAGAATGAACTACTCGCAATGGATTCTTACGTTCGAAGAAGGTTGAGAGTGGCCATGATTCATGACCACCCAAGCCAACGCAAGGGGTATGCCATGAATACGAAGTGGAACATAGAATATTTCACTAAGATTGGACTAGTACCTGCGTTTCAGTTGTATTATGGAAAGCAATTTGGTCATACATTGGATGACTACATTCAATACATGAAAGAAAAGCAAAAGAAGAAACAACAAAAGCAAATTCAAAGAGCAAAGGAACGCGGGGAGGAATATTACACTCCTGAACGCGTTCGTAAAATGAACTATGCCAAGCGACTAGCAACATACTGA
- a CDS encoding YpoC family protein, whose product MQNKNIGLKIPASFRSPLFNPDKDSFHHLNVTDISQVLSEEPFYFDMLYNLKENIECNPWENPRDSVSIIFEEWKRVRGKARDSFKDLRRKSNISEERLLVHCVSLFIVCLYWLNKRPVPGLHTSNMQLEQLKIKPVNCEERLLFIISKPTQYHAYIQLEQLFNECEKMFAKAIVLKQI is encoded by the coding sequence ATGCAAAATAAAAATATAGGATTGAAAATTCCTGCATCCTTTCGTAGTCCTCTTTTTAATCCCGATAAGGATAGCTTCCATCATCTGAATGTGACTGATATCTCACAAGTCCTCTCAGAAGAACCTTTTTATTTCGATATGCTATATAATCTTAAAGAAAATATTGAATGTAATCCTTGGGAAAATCCTAGGGATTCTGTATCAATCATTTTTGAAGAATGGAAACGAGTAAGAGGGAAAGCGAGAGATTCATTTAAAGATTTAAGAAGGAAATCGAATATTTCTGAAGAGCGCTTGCTTGTTCACTGTGTCTCTCTTTTTATTGTTTGTTTATACTGGTTAAATAAAAGACCAGTTCCAGGACTTCATACTTCCAATATGCAGCTAGAACAACTAAAAATAAAGCCAGTAAACTGCGAAGAACGGCTTTTATTTATTATCTCCAAACCAACTCAATATCACGCGTATATTCAGCTGGAACAACTCTTTAATGAATGTGAAAAGATGTTTGCCAAGGCAATTGTATTAAAACAAATCTAA
- the nth gene encoding endonuclease III, translated as MLTKVQIRECLDTIGEMFPDAHCELVHENPFELVIAVALSAQCTDALVNKVTKNLFKKYKKPEDYLAVSLEELQTDIRSIGLYRNKAKNIRKLCETLLEHYNGEVPNDHTELTKLAGVGRKTANVVMSVAFGVPAIAVDTHVERVSKRLGICRWKDSVLEVEKTLMRKVPEEEWSLTHHRLIFFGRYHCKAQSPKCEVCPLLHLCREGQKRMKKEKISNAK; from the coding sequence ATGTTAACAAAAGTACAAATTCGAGAATGTTTGGACACTATAGGGGAAATGTTTCCGGATGCACATTGTGAATTGGTTCATGAAAATCCTTTTGAATTAGTTATAGCTGTTGCCTTATCAGCCCAATGCACGGATGCACTTGTTAATAAAGTGACAAAAAATTTATTTAAGAAATACAAAAAACCTGAAGACTACCTTGCTGTTTCACTGGAAGAGCTGCAAACAGATATTAGGTCTATTGGCTTATATAGAAACAAAGCGAAAAACATTCGAAAACTATGTGAAACACTGCTTGAACACTATAATGGGGAAGTACCTAATGATCATACAGAGTTAACAAAACTTGCTGGTGTGGGCAGAAAGACAGCAAATGTAGTTATGTCTGTTGCCTTTGGAGTACCAGCCATTGCTGTGGATACTCATGTAGAAAGAGTGAGTAAAAGACTGGGTATTTGCAGATGGAAGGATTCTGTATTAGAAGTTGAGAAGACACTGATGAGAAAGGTACCAGAAGAGGAATGGTCACTAACACACCACAGATTAATCTTTTTTGGTAGGTATCATTGCAAAGCACAATCACCTAAGTGTGAAGTTTGTCCATTATTACATTTATGTAGAGAAGGACAAAAGAGAATGAAAAAGGAAAAAATATCAAATGCAAAATAA
- a CDS encoding DnaD domain-containing protein has translation MNKEQFIELQETGNISVPVILLNYYARLGLTEQELILLLQVKKFKETGNQFPTPTELSEHMVISTADCTNLLRNLIQKGFLMIEEHQQESILFEYYSLKPLWDKLYTFLINENNRKIQEQNKKEDESLYTIFENEFGRPLSPFECESLAIWIDQDDYDPVIIKAALREAVMSAKLNFRYIDRILFEWKKNGIRTIDQARNHSQKFRQHQGQGNSGNKQDQQEEYQRKVPFYNWLEN, from the coding sequence ATGAATAAAGAGCAATTTATTGAACTCCAGGAAACAGGTAATATTTCAGTACCTGTTATTTTATTAAATTACTATGCTAGATTAGGGCTAACCGAGCAAGAACTTATTCTTCTACTTCAAGTAAAAAAATTCAAAGAAACTGGAAATCAATTTCCTACTCCAACTGAACTTTCAGAGCATATGGTTATTTCAACAGCAGATTGTACAAATCTCCTAAGAAATCTAATTCAAAAAGGTTTTTTAATGATTGAAGAACATCAACAAGAATCAATTTTATTTGAATATTACTCATTAAAGCCGTTATGGGATAAGCTTTACACATTTCTTATAAATGAGAACAATCGTAAAATTCAAGAACAAAATAAAAAAGAGGACGAAAGTTTATATACAATTTTTGAAAATGAATTCGGTCGTCCGTTATCACCTTTTGAATGTGAGTCCCTGGCTATCTGGATTGATCAAGATGATTATGATCCTGTTATTATTAAAGCAGCACTAAGAGAAGCAGTTATGTCTGCAAAGCTCAATTTTAGATATATTGATCGCATTCTGTTTGAATGGAAGAAAAACGGCATTCGGACGATTGATCAAGCTCGAAATCATTCACAAAAGTTCCGTCAACATCAGGGGCAAGGCAATTCAGGAAATAAGCAGGATCAACAAGAAGAGTACCAAAGAAAGGTACCTTTTTATAATTGGCTTGAAAATTAG
- the asnS gene encoding asparagine--tRNA ligase yields MKTTIAEVGKYVGQEVTIGVWLANKRSSGKIAFLQLRDGTGFIQGVVVKAEVEEEVFQKAKSITQETSLYISGIVREDERSPFGYELGITNIQVIAESVDYPITPKEHGTEFLMDHRHLWLRSKRQHAVMKIRNEIIRSTYEFFNNEGFVKVDPPILTGSAPEGTSELFHTKYFDEDAYLSQSGQLYMEAAAMALGKVFSFGPTFRAEKSKTRRHLIEFWMIEPEMAFYEFEDNLQVQETYVSYLVKNVLENCSLELNVLGRDISKLEKIKAPFPRITYDEAIKFLHEKGFTEIKWGDDFGAPHETAIAESFDMPVFITHYPTSLKPFYMQPDSNREDVVLCADLIAPEGYGEIIGGSERIHDAQLLKQRIDEHKLDEQAYDWYLQLRKYGSVPHSGFGLGLERTVAWLSGVEHVRETIPFPRLLNRLYP; encoded by the coding sequence GTGAAAACAACAATTGCAGAAGTTGGAAAATATGTTGGACAAGAAGTAACGATTGGGGTTTGGCTTGCAAACAAACGCTCCAGTGGTAAAATTGCATTCCTTCAACTTAGAGATGGTACAGGGTTTATACAAGGTGTCGTCGTGAAAGCTGAAGTAGAGGAAGAGGTATTCCAAAAAGCAAAATCAATTACTCAAGAAACATCACTATATATATCAGGTATTGTAAGAGAGGATGAGCGATCTCCTTTTGGTTATGAACTAGGTATAACAAATATTCAAGTGATTGCAGAATCTGTAGATTATCCGATAACACCGAAAGAACATGGTACAGAATTTTTAATGGATCATCGCCACCTATGGCTTCGCTCAAAACGTCAGCATGCTGTAATGAAAATTAGAAATGAGATCATCCGTTCCACATACGAATTTTTTAATAATGAAGGGTTTGTAAAGGTAGATCCGCCTATCTTAACAGGAAGTGCTCCTGAAGGTACTTCAGAGTTATTCCATACGAAATACTTTGATGAGGATGCATATCTTTCTCAAAGTGGACAACTTTATATGGAAGCAGCAGCTATGGCTTTAGGGAAAGTCTTTTCATTTGGTCCAACTTTTAGAGCAGAAAAATCTAAAACACGTCGTCACTTAATTGAATTCTGGATGATTGAACCAGAAATGGCATTTTATGAATTTGAAGATAACCTCCAGGTTCAGGAAACATATGTATCATATTTAGTCAAGAATGTTTTAGAAAATTGTTCTCTCGAATTGAACGTATTAGGAAGAGATATTTCTAAGTTGGAAAAAATCAAGGCTCCATTCCCTAGAATTACTTACGATGAGGCGATTAAGTTCCTTCATGAAAAAGGGTTCACTGAAATTAAATGGGGCGATGACTTTGGCGCACCACATGAAACAGCAATTGCCGAAAGCTTTGATATGCCGGTATTTATTACTCATTATCCTACCAGCCTAAAACCATTTTATATGCAACCTGATTCCAACCGTGAAGATGTAGTTTTATGTGCTGATTTAATTGCACCTGAAGGCTATGGAGAAATTATTGGCGGTTCAGAACGTATTCATGACGCCCAGTTACTTAAACAGCGAATTGATGAACATAAGCTGGATGAACAAGCGTATGATTGGTATCTTCAATTAAGAAAATACGGTTCAGTGCCACATTCAGGATTTGGTCTAGGTTTAGAGAGAACAGTAGCATGGTTAAGCGGTGTGGAGCATGTTCGTGAAACAATTCCATTCCCACGTTTACTAAATCGACTTTATCCATAA
- a CDS encoding cell wall elongation regulator TseB-like domain-containing protein, whose amino-acid sequence MEKKFGIPLFVVIVLLISGIWILTSSYLSARGQYENGHEQSKQFAKEEAKLKTISKIKTFSADQKYHVITGTNSENETVYGWISNIEKERKLIVKKKSAGITKNEALESVYQEHNPSEIISVQLGMDEGIPIWEVKYQDESDRYTFDYVNFYDGKIIKHMAIKNL is encoded by the coding sequence ATGGAGAAAAAATTCGGTATACCATTATTTGTCGTGATTGTTCTATTGATATCAGGAATTTGGATCTTAACATCAAGTTACCTATCAGCAAGAGGACAGTATGAAAATGGACATGAACAATCCAAACAGTTTGCTAAAGAAGAAGCAAAGCTTAAAACAATCAGTAAGATCAAAACATTTAGTGCAGATCAGAAATATCATGTTATTACAGGCACAAACAGTGAAAACGAAACTGTTTACGGCTGGATTTCAAACATTGAGAAAGAAAGAAAGCTGATTGTAAAGAAAAAATCAGCTGGAATAACAAAAAATGAAGCTTTGGAAAGTGTATATCAAGAGCATAATCCTTCTGAAATAATTAGTGTTCAGCTTGGCATGGATGAAGGAATACCAATTTGGGAAGTAAAATACCAGGATGAATCAGATCGATATACATTTGATTATGTTAATTTTTATGATGGGAAAATTATTAAACATATGGCTATTAAAAATCTCTAG
- a CDS encoding YpmA family protein: MESKIEIISTVTVDHSDDLYKIVDLLNRTLKRNDLMFGLALDQDDKSKAVFTIYRT; this comes from the coding sequence ATGGAAAGTAAAATTGAAATTATTTCAACGGTAACAGTTGATCATTCTGATGATTTATATAAAATTGTTGATTTATTAAACAGAACATTAAAAAGAAATGACTTAATGTTTGGGCTTGCACTTGATCAAGATGACAAATCTAAAGCTGTATTTACAATATATCGTACATAA